From the Corythoichthys intestinalis isolate RoL2023-P3 chromosome 6, ASM3026506v1, whole genome shotgun sequence genome, the window tttcaaaagctcacagagAATATTTATCGtacttatatttttttgccatacatgtaccttagctgggagctacagcgaagcattagtataacttctgttgattataatttgatgtagatgaggcaaaataataaggtttccttatttttaaaaccgattctgttgtgtttacagacacatgcaATGTTTATGTTGTGACAATACCAGTTTGGCCAGTGAGTGGCGCTGAAGGATTGTGAACGTATAATTCGGAGAATAGATGATAGTGTCTGGCTAGGATGTTTTGTGATGTGATGCTGTGTTTTCACTGCtacgagttcattaaaaaaagtaaccgaatgcttcatatggctgcttctttctaaacgagcaacacaacagattccaaaacaaaaatccttttaatactgttgattttaacggaggcgtctactgctttaagatggcggctgtttactaacgccagcgagtttgtcatttcgcatctagttctttttacATGTGATATCGACCATAGCCCGAGGTACTAATACGATTTATTCTCAACTATTCCATCCGtcagtccgtccgtccatccatccatcgctTAATCCGGGGCTGGGTCGCTGGGACAGCAGAATGCAGACGTtatgtattgttttacttacctggttctgatgGCGCAGCATCTCCACTACGTAGCATTCAGATAGCTTTAAACTTGGCACTTGGGCTATATTCCATTAAGCCGGTCTTGCATTAATtggtgcagccacctttgcatgatatagttgtgttgcaaatgttgtactgagctgactgtttttttttttgtaaatataagccaaacttttgagcgcaaCCATACcatgtccatggttgtaatcaagttgcaatgcacaaacacgtgcttcttgtggcttctacttcgtggttttcggcagcatttttttcccactcaTCAGtcggcatcgaaacatggaatcgaaattttaaaattcgaacggttctGGGACAACCACATTGTTAGAACcgggtcccatcgatgctcaatgcccgatgcccaaccctactcttGACACTTCAtattattattgattcagcaacccaacagcAGCAGTTGCAGTAGTGAACTCTCATACTCTAATCACTGGCATGCGCACGCAGCCTCACATTCCACACAAACAATGACCCAaaggtagggtgaccatattttgatttccaaaaaagaggacactcggcccagcctcaagatacttgaattttactcgaagttaactcaaagatgcctatatcactttaatatatttaaagtgtgcctcctccgtctggatagaaaaattcagttttatatatttaaacattaaaaaaaaaaaaaacaattaagtaatgattgaaaaaatatatataatgcagacccatgaaaatgtagtccagtcaatacacacagagtaggctatgtgccaactaaatatttttatataaattactGTCATGACAGTTGTCGTTGGCAAATTGTTATTCCTACTTAATTGTTATTTTCATTCAATGTTTTagattgcatgcaaacaataaccgaaataaactaacaaactattcaaccagcatgttttcaaacgcagcagttcaaaactacatttcccataatgcgtagggcagcttagctcactgatagctacccaaTTGGCAAGTACCGGGACCCGAGgcgaaatcaaactttgctttaaaagtttacaatcatcgacaGTGCAACGATGAgacaccaaatgggattttacagatcacgccagtacaaagctccaacagaagtcaacagttccaATTATAACTATTaatcgtaaaaaacttaactggccaggcactctgggaacacgtcCCAGGCAGCAGTACCCTAGTATTCTATGCAGTGTCGATTACAACACACGCTGATTGTGAAGAAATACTCTGTGTCAATTTGGAATTTCCTTTTATTTACATAGATGACGGAACCCTGAGGCATAAAAAACACAGCTAATTAGAAcataatactaacattcaaccaaatacaagaacgcagaacaattacaaaactaatacaatatactgcatctctctGTACACATATACTGGTAACCCAATATACAACAGAAGCCAcatgatcgacattaacaggagataacgttacagaaaggtgtatggagccacgtctcttagaactactccttaatgtagtctgtaactgcctgatCTGTTGCCAaagcgtcaacccagtagatggcggtaatgataataataaatgataataataaataaaaaaataataaaataaataataaaaaacaagaagaagaacTACTCGTTCCctccctactagtaggagccacgtcaacgcaggcaggtGCTGCCccgccagcggccggagggattctcttcaaattggtcccatgaaaaatcataaaaaccggacattttcatgattttATAAAACCTGGCCGGACGCTACGGAGAGGATGTGAAacgaggacttgtccgggcaaaagaggaagtTTGGTCACCTTAACCAAAGGGGACTGCTCATAACTGCCAGCAaatatcgattatcaaattagttgtcaatttatttattaattgataTTATTCATTTAGTTGCTGCAGCCTTAACCATTCGTATCATAATGCATCTTGATTCTCCATTGCGAAGCACTTATTTGGCTGCCCAAAGGGAAAGCAAGGGGATTTTGTGCTCTTCAGTATTTTGACCtagttgcagtaccatttttggccaccaatcTTACATACTGTAATGCTCTTTTACACTCACAGTGTGTGACCTATGTGTTGCAGAACTGGGAGGTGAGCTACCAGCAAGATACCCCTGTGGCACCGCGCTTTGATGTCAACGCTCCTGATCTCTACATCCCCGCCATGAGCTTCATCACGTACGTGCTAGTGGCCGGGCTGGCACTGGGCACACAGAATAGGTAGTTATGAACCTATACCTATGCGGAGAGTGTGTGATTCAAGAAATATATGCTATTCCACGGTTTGGGCCTTGTTTAAATATTCAAGGCAACCCGAGATTTTACGTGACTCTGATTTTATTGATAACCAGCTCCTCCTGTTTACAACCACAAGGTTGGATGTTTCACATTCACATTTGCAACAAAAACACCTAGTGTTTGTTGTCTCTGATTCCTATTCGTAGACTCATTTCTGACTCATTTGCAAAACTTAGGTTTTCTCCCGAGCTGCTGGGAGGTCAAGCGAGCTCGGCACTGGTGTGGCTCATAATGGAAGTCCTAGCAGTCCTCTTGTCACTCTACCTCGTGACCGTCAACACTGACCTCACCACCATCGATCTGCTCGCCTTCGCTGGATACAAATATGTAGGGTGGGTGCCTCATTTTCTGGACACACATATGTGTATATGGGTAGTTTAATCCTCGTTTAACCTCCTGCAACATGGAAGTATGCTGATTACTCTAAAGAAATCCTCACCAGCATCAGAGCACATGCAAGCACCATATTTTGTAACCTGTGCGTTGTGTGTATCCTTTTCTCAGAATGATCGTTGGAGTAGTTGCAGGACTGATATTTGGGAGGCCAGCCTACTATCTCTCTTTACTGTGGTGTTGTGCTGCCATCTTTGTATTTATGGTGAGTAGCAGtctgttccaaaaaccagtagaTCCTAACGCAGCCATCCACTGGCCCGTGGATCTGGTACCAGGCCTCTGAAAAAGCCTGAATGAAAAATAAGTTCATTATTGGAAAAATTATGCccataagtaaaataaaaaatcagtaAAACAACTTTGGAGATCGTCTTAGTGGAGAAACGACCAATTGATGTGTCAAAAGTCTACAAAATCCAAGTGCAAGAAATCTGAATTTAAGAGAGAATGTgagtaaccctttcatgcacacatgaattaaaaaaaaaaataaaaaacctttACAGCCAATGCAttcaactcattggttgccattgacggcgctagatgtccaatccattttgaaacttgaaccattgtatttctgtttttatttattttcatttcatctTTTCATTTTTACTAACATAGTATTTAGTGATAAtagataatatttttttaaccgatacccgataatttcctcctcattccaaccgataaccgataatgtcaagccgataattctattaaaagatttatgtaaaattttaaagtatacacaaaagaaaatgttactgtgcaaaaatataatttattgctctttttttcaacataaaatctgAACAAGTAGTCGATTCCAACATcttaataatgacagattgtctgacattgtgtaatggtaaacttttggcaacaattacttacagagtaaatacctaagttacacaaaaatgcctttaaaagtaagccattcctaacatatataacattactacactgcaaaacacaccaccTTAAAActcgtcagttttaagtgtaaacctattggaaataagttaaattatctgccagcgcttcaagtgtatttctctcagatatcttggaagaaaaatagctagctgaaaataatcttaaccgccttattttaagcaatacattatacttaatcctagaaaaaacttggaagaaggaaagattttgaataatatttgtggctacagaatattattgttatttcattacaacaggaatgtgcatataaaaattaataagtgttaataagtgccaataagttttgattatctactgtgactgtaattgagcagacaaataagttaaattaatttgaaaagtgattgctaatgttatatgctttgttgcacactgtgaaaatgattaactcaaaagagcgagatgtcatgtacccattctgcagcgctttgtttacatttacggcactcacgacatttgctttacagcagctaaactgatacatgGCAGGACTATTTGGacagagttggagctcgcatccttgtgcgtgttgttttgtgcctgagttttgttatgccgaaaataaaggcagcttacaaagtcatctgaccgctcgtcattttacatactgaatgcattattgactggctgacttcgctttctccatgtttaaattatcatctaaccattgtgccgtcatgataagcttgcttactggatatcacttttccaaatgtccgtggtgaaaatgtgattggcatgtttttcatgaagaatgggggtcgtataaactgaattatttttttatccagggctttggctctcaggtcattttggtaaaaaaaaattgtgacctgtctcggcggcggcagctacattcgtactggataatccgcccgcaccggccggttcgccgcggcgtattcggggcctggctctgctcgcacgccgtgggggaacgctcgagaaaccggggtgttcaccggaggtcccgaagccggggaaccAGGCTCGGCCCCCCCCCGCCaacggcgaggcggcggcggcctgccggaccggccagagcggcgggctccgtcggaagacggctacttgccgactatcggtctccagtcgtgccagtatttagccttagatgcgagtttaccacccgccttgggctgcattcccaaacaacccgactctgtataGTCaaaagccctgtagtttaacttagtttgtgtttaaaatagctttagcatttccgctagcagcagcctcgtattctttccaaaaatctttgtgatgcagttttaaatggatgctgggttagtggttttgaatgaggacgctttctttccgcctcgtggaacttctgcggtacatgtttcgcagatggcgagagcgtcgttttttgtttttttagtaacagccgccataatattcaagtacttcttgtcgtgtaactccgcctcctcagcccctcctccctcaggggcttcagagaggggaggggttgaggaggcggcctgCTGAATTctccggttgcgcacatttggaggctaaatcaagtatataattattggattgcattatcggttgaatttttttattatctggattatctgtgtgacgtcataattgccattatcggccgataattatcggtgagcgatattatcgtgtatctttaatagtattaatttataaatgtacttttaatcatataaaaatattctaaaagaataaaatatagattatacagtgtacatatatatattttatggtAATATCTAGGGCGGGAGTCTGCAACCCGTGGCTCCGGAGCCACATGTGGCTTTTTGTACCGTCTGATTTGGCTCAGTTTTGTattaaataaatgatttttttaaatacaatctAATCTGGCACTTGCAAGATTTAACAAAGAATTTCAATTCAGTGGGCATATCAAGTCTAGCTCactgttgtgtgtgtttgttaacAGAACACTCATCCAGGTAATGAATCCACACAGAAATGTACTCACAAGTCATTCACAGGTGGCTACACTTTCAGAGTAGCAACCGTTATtttacatacactgctggccaaaagaattggcacccctgcaattctgtcagatgctcaatttctcccagaaaattattgcaattaaaaatgctttggtagtaatatctttatttatcttgcttgcaatgaaaaaacacaaaagagaatggaatttaaaaaaaaaaaataaaaaataaaatcattttacacagaactccaaaaatgggtgggacaaaagtatttgcaccctcagcctaatgcttgggagcacaacctttaggcaaaataactgcgaacaaccacttccggtatccatcaatgagtttctcacAATGCTCTTCTGGaactttagaccattcttctttgaccagctgctccaggtctctgagatttggagggtgccttctccaaactgcccttTTCCGATCTCTCAACAGGTGTTCTATAGGATTCAGGtccggactcattgctggccactttagaagtctccagtgctttctctcaaaccattttctagtgctttttgaagtgtgttttgggtcattgtcctgccaggagacccatgacctctgagggagacccagctttctcacactgggccctacataatgctgcaaaatttgttggtagtcttcagacttcataatgccatgaacatggtcaagcagttcagtgccagaggtagcaaagcaactctAAAACATGAGGGaagctccgccatgtttgactgtggggaccgtgttcttttttttgaaggcctcgtttttttccctgtaaactttttgtctcatctgaccagagaacattccaaaacgtttttggcttcctcaggtaagttttggcaaactccagcctcgcttttttatgtctctgggtgagAAGAGGGGTTTTCCTGTGTATCCTacaatagagtcccttttcattcagacgccgacggatagtgcgggttgacactgttgtaccctcggactgcaggacagcttgaacttgtttggatgttagttaagGTTCTTTAGCCACCATCTGCACAGtctttcgttgaaatttctcgtcatttttttttttttgtccacatcttgggaggttagccacagtgccatgggcttttaacttattgctgacactgcacacggtagacacagggtcattcaggtttttggagaactgagattgcccatgcttcctcacaattttgctttacATGTCCTCAgatagttctttggtcttcttttttttccatgctcaatgtggtgcaCACAAGGACGCAGGaccgaggttgagtcaactttaatccattttaactggctgcaagtgtgatttagttattgccaccacctgttatgtgccacagctaAGTAGCAGATTTTGTTAATTAcacagagaagcatcacatgatttttcaaagggtgccaatacttttggtgggcccatttttggagttttgtgtaaaatgataatgctttaattttttcattctcttttgtgttttttcattgcaagcaaaataaatgaatatattactaccaaagcatttgtaattgcagtcattttctgggagaaattgagcattatctgacggaattgcaggggtgccaatacttttggccagtagtgTATGACATAACAAAACTCCAACCTTTGCCCTAATTAATCAACTTTTGTGTTGCATTTTCAGACCCGCACGCTTCGTCTGAAGCTTTTGTCAGAGGCGGCGGCAGAGGGGAGGCTGGTGAGAGGAGCCAGAAACCAGCTGAGGATGTACCTCACAATGTCTATAGCGGCGGCCCAGCCTGTTTTCATGTACTGGCTTACCTATCACCTGGTCAGATAATTGCATCCAAGACATGAACATACAGATGCTGCCTATGTCGAAAGCAGACTGTCAGGGTAAAACTCAAGGTAGCGCTCCATCTCTCCATGGAGTTCGACACCACATGTGACAACAAGAgagaaagtgttttttttaatgcctttaCCTCTCACAgcacagtgttttttttgtactgCGGTATTTTTGTTCTATAAACGTTTACGTTGTTTTTCTACAATGTGTAATTAattgttaattttatttttttttgtaatatttaaatgtgttctgTACGTTTGTTAGATGCCGGTGTGTACAAGTGATATCCTTCTGAGTTGACTCTGTGTACATCTCACACACTAACCAAACACTGTGTCCTTACAATTCAATGGAAGCTAAAGCACATTCAAGAATTTGCCCTGATTTTATGATGAAATTCTGAACAAATTTCTCATCTTTGATCATTTAATCTGAAGTAAAATGCAGTCTTTCTAGTCCGTTTGTGTGCTTGCGCGCACCCCTTGTAACTTTTGTCTCCTTAGTGTCCACACGCTTGGCTTCCTGGTGGTGAAGCCGTGTTAGATCTCATCATAAAGTAGTGATGTATCTATATCCTTTTAAGAACTAATGTAAATTATTTGTTGCTTTTCTTATTGAAAGACAGCTGGAATAAAGGAAAACTTAAATAGTATGTTTTACTGAATTGTGAAtcttatatagttttttttgttttgtgttgtttaACCTTTGTCTTGTGTTAGTGTCGGTACCAACCTGTTTGTcgttttaaataattatgagCTTTACATATTCTTTGGTATCACACTGAGTCTCAATGATTTTATCAGGAacatcaattatttattttttttaattttggaattcatttttcattcattcatttattttccatgccgctttttcctcacgagggtcgcggaggtgctggagcctatccatttttttttctaaaatgttCTGGTGAAAAGTATGACATTTGTGGTCttagggtcatttttgaccctgtTAAAATGTAAGACTAAAAAACCCATAATATGTGCCACACTTGAGCCAACAACCCACAAGAAACATCTACCCCATTCACTATAGCTTGTTCAATACTTCCTTAGGCATGTCAGGCAAGGTCAGTTTGGAGTTTGTGATTAACAGAGTAAGCATTTCAGTTTACGTAGCGTGACAATGAGGCGAACTTTCACTGCAAGCCAAGCTTATGATCACATCTTTGCTGCTGCTGATCAGGCTGGGGACTCAGAGCAGCGGTGAGATAGCGAAGACCAGAGTTCTGAGGAGGTAGACACAGACACATCATCTGAAGAGGAAGTCACTCATGAGCTGTACCTGCTCAAGCATATAAATCCCAAAAGTGGTGGTATCTGTGGGAACTCTGTTCCTTTTGACTATCTAGGATGTCTGGTAGAGATGGGTAAAACTCCTTTCTTATattccatatttaatggtgtatttatttaattaaccttggcacttttaggcaaggctaatttatttgaaaagcacaatttaacacaaggtaaaagtggttcacatcacatgaaaataagacAATTGTAGTctcccatacactttgtccaaatttttctaaaattggagggggagtaaatttaactgaaactaatccacagctggctgaatactgaaaatatttctaaaacaacagcctggctaatgatacagtataattttgctttagcaccaagtcatataagctctatgtaaataaccgctagcttgcagttgcgctaagtctacgtgcttatgctgttgaaaaaaatcacaacaaacctgtttttcttcacgtctttgctctctttctttttcttctgacacGGGGGGCTATTctcttttcatgaagttgacttgtcacctTAACGTtgctcaattgcggaggctaaaaatggcaccttcaggtagctcgctcGTCTGCTGAGTGGTGAGTGAGACTAGGGACTGTagtgaaattatcgcatcacaggaaaaagtgagacgggcagaaggcacactagaaaaatgatttcattatcattttaagacTTATTATGAatggttttgtttttcttttattgttttgtataattttttttaatactgctatcatcaaatattattttaatatttttcttgatGCCCTTGACGCTGGTGCGCCCTGAGGCGGTTGCTTGGATCGCCTTATGGGCGGCACGGGTCTGGTGGCATTCtccattataaataaataaaataaaataaaataaatagggaAAATACGTTGTTCTCGATATGACGATGTCAAAACATcacttttgacctttttttttttgtttgttttgttatgaCCTTGCACATTACTGCTCGAAAGGAAACTTACCAAGGTGGGcccagaaaaataaataaacctgGACCCCCTACTGAATTGTTGCAGGTAAAGTGTTGCAGGCTCCACTATTATCAAAGTTTGTTTTTACAGTCACCGCTTTTGCTGCTTCATACTGTTCCCAAAAACACCAGAAGGCCATACTGATGTCTACTCAGTCATAATAGAGGTGCAGCTGTGTCATCAAGAAAGAGTAGACAACCTGGACAAACTGACTGCCACCTACACCAGTCTCAGAAATACCAAGAGAAGGCCAATGGCTATTTTGTACAACATCCAAAATGTTTCCTGCATACAATGCATTTGTGTTGTGGACGCACGTTCACCAAGAGTGGAATTAAACatgaaaatatacaaaaaacaaGTAGATAATATTTCTCAATGAGTTAGGAAATTCACTTGTcattgaaaaaaggaaaaaaaggaaggAAACAAAAAGAAAGGAAGCGAGTCACAGCCACCGTTGCGTTGGTCAGACAGCTGCAGCGCTCACCAAGCACTTCCATCCATGTCCACAGTGGCATCTGCCAACCCTACCTCAACACCCATAGACAAACTACAATATCCCACCCCTAACACCATATGTGTTCCTATAGTTAATAATATTAAGACTACAACTATGAACATTTGACCGATGTCTTCTATTATCCTTCAGGAATAGTCTGGTAGCATGACAACCTTTTAATCATTTATGTAATTGTGGGATTTTTGGGGAGCAAAACACTGGGGAAAGTAACTAAGTatgtttttcctccactatttgattacTTACGAGggggcaggtttgctggaggtcaaaatgtcttttgatggccaaaataaaaaaatctctgCTGTTTACATTCGGTTGGAACCAGGGCCGGATTGTGGGGGGTGTGGGCCCTAGGGCCAGGAGCTGCTGAACAAGTTATTTTGCACAGGTTGAATACAAAGCAAGTTGTCAAGCTGAAAGGTCCAGGTTGTGAGGAGTAGTGAAGCAGggggctatagaccctacccaccgacgtcacaaaatcacgtgatcgctgtattgttccgccccattgtccgccattttgtgtctgtattatcaatggtctcaattgatcgagcaatttataatgcatttcatagcagacccggtgctttcggatgccgtaaactcactagatgcgttgcataaaaggcgttatgtggaaaagcttcagtttatccattcgccagatccatatttgatgcctaaatcgatgtttttcgacccgcttccttcgccgtctttgcctgacacctgctagctaccctgatatttacaactatcttgtccacacaaaatcagcctattctcacgaaagttaaaaaaactttaagagcttggaggcttataaatacttcgttgctggttgggtgaaacaggtcctcgtccacaaaaattcggcaggaatctatcttgtgcttggaaaggtgagttacgaaattttcaattcaaaatcttttgttcttgctaacatccactgtcaagtctaatgtatttcatgtcatttgtcaatggagctagggcttttaatgtttatatggtttagcgatagcactctcactacatacatacgtgtatgttgtcggcgattagccaagcaatgatcttaattgtggttgtcagcccaaaaccctctaaatatatattaaatgcatcttaccagatataaaatgactactacataatctgtggtaatcgtttggagcccagttttctcgtcgaattgcagcagcccatctcgctctcctcaccgggtctctcggaatccggtagaacttcaagtctctccgtctatcttctctgttattgcaaccgaccgccacacacgccttcaccattttgatgattaatgttaacgagcagaaaaacacgccgtaaataggaggaatgtgcgtagccgtaacaggtaaacac encodes:
- the yif1b gene encoding protein YIF1B; this encodes MDYAVTQKGFRHQPNVRLRNSSMEVSDGNQLFEDTSGCGSETSHHRNQRSGPQAAGFPGQSMLSEPMSNLAMAYGSSLASQGKEMMDKNLDRFIPISKLKYYFAVDTVYVGKKLGLLVFPYMHENWEVSYQQDTPVAPRFDVNAPDLYIPAMSFITYVLVAGLALGTQNRFSPELLGGQASSALVWLIMEVLAVLLSLYLVTVNTDLTTIDLLAFAGYKYVGMIVGVVAGLIFGRPAYYLSLLWCCAAIFVFMTRTLRLKLLSEAAAEGRLVRGARNQLRMYLTMSIAAAQPVFMYWLTYHLVR